A genomic stretch from Desulfotignum balticum DSM 7044 includes:
- a CDS encoding acyl--CoA ligase family protein, translating into MFDPSVNYDVLSPTNFLARSVEVFPDKTAVIYNNDRYSWKQFHARVFRLANALKQRGVGKSDKVAFICPNTPPMLEAHYAVPLIGAILVSINIRLSANEIAYIIDHSDAKAVFADNEFGDVVAGVTNRLPKVETYVNICDVDDSTPLDGPEYEAFIADAPADPVTLVVADERDLISINYTSGTTGRPKGVMYHHRGAYMNAIGEQLEFKTNSDSVYLWTLPMFHCNGWCFTWGITAVGGTHVCLRKIVPEEIYRIIEELGVTHLCAAPTILIGMSVFAKENGIRLSRGLEIMTAGAPPAPTIIQNMESIGANIIQTYGLTEVFGPHSVCQWQHKWDNLDPMDKAGLKARQGVPYIVTEHMDVVNPETMEPVTRDGKTMGEVVMRGNNVMLGYYKDEATTSEVFKGGWFHSGDLAVMHPDNYIQIMDRKKDIIISGGENISTVEIENVLYTHPDVQEVAVIPVPDPKWGEVPKAFIVPFNGTTPDPSEIISFCKKNLARFKAPKQIEFGPLPKTATGKIQKFKLREKEWQGKDRMVN; encoded by the coding sequence ATGTTCGACCCCAGCGTTAATTACGATGTTTTAAGCCCCACCAATTTCCTGGCTCGGAGTGTTGAAGTGTTTCCGGACAAAACAGCGGTGATCTACAACAATGACAGGTACAGCTGGAAGCAGTTCCACGCCCGAGTATTCCGCCTGGCCAACGCCCTTAAGCAACGGGGAGTCGGAAAAAGCGACAAAGTGGCTTTTATCTGTCCCAATACGCCCCCCATGCTGGAAGCTCACTATGCAGTTCCCCTGATCGGCGCAATCCTTGTCAGTATCAACATCCGGTTATCCGCCAATGAAATCGCTTATATCATTGATCATTCCGATGCAAAAGCTGTGTTTGCGGACAACGAATTCGGAGATGTAGTAGCCGGGGTCACGAACCGGCTCCCAAAGGTTGAGACTTATGTGAATATCTGTGACGTGGATGATTCCACCCCTCTGGACGGCCCGGAATATGAGGCGTTTATTGCTGATGCGCCGGCTGACCCTGTCACCCTGGTGGTGGCCGACGAGCGGGACCTGATCTCCATCAACTACACATCAGGAACCACAGGCCGGCCTAAAGGTGTGATGTACCATCATCGGGGCGCCTACATGAATGCCATCGGAGAGCAGCTCGAGTTCAAGACGAATTCGGATTCGGTATATCTGTGGACTCTGCCCATGTTTCACTGTAACGGATGGTGCTTTACTTGGGGCATAACGGCGGTGGGCGGCACCCATGTCTGTTTGAGAAAAATCGTACCTGAAGAGATTTACCGGATCATCGAGGAACTGGGCGTTACCCATCTTTGTGCAGCCCCCACCATTCTCATCGGCATGTCCGTATTTGCCAAGGAAAATGGCATCCGTTTGTCCAGGGGACTGGAAATCATGACAGCCGGTGCTCCGCCGGCCCCTACCATCATCCAGAACATGGAAAGCATCGGGGCAAACATCATCCAGACCTATGGCCTGACTGAGGTGTTCGGTCCCCACAGTGTCTGCCAGTGGCAGCACAAATGGGACAATCTTGATCCGATGGACAAGGCCGGGCTAAAGGCCCGCCAAGGTGTTCCCTATATCGTAACCGAACATATGGACGTGGTGAATCCGGAAACCATGGAACCCGTTACCAGAGACGGCAAAACCATGGGGGAGGTCGTGATGAGAGGGAATAACGTGATGCTGGGATATTACAAGGACGAAGCCACTACATCCGAGGTCTTCAAAGGCGGCTGGTTCCATTCCGGCGATCTGGCTGTGATGCACCCGGATAACTATATCCAAATCATGGACCGGAAAAAGGACATCATCATCAGCGGAGGAGAAAATATTTCCACCGTGGAAATCGAAAACGTGCTCTACACCCACCCGGATGTCCAGGAGGTGGCCGTAATCCCGGTGCCGGACCCCAAATGGGGTGAAGTGCCCAAAGCTTTTATCGTGCCGTTCAACGGAACAACACCGGATCCGAGCGAAATCATTTCATTCTGCAAGAAAAACCTGGCCCGGTTCAAAGCGCCCAAGCAGATCGAATTCGGTCCCTTGCCCAAGACCGCCACAGGAAAAATTCAGAAATTTAAACTCCGGGAAAAAGAATGGCAGGGAAAGGACCGTATGGTCAACTAA
- a CDS encoding response regulator transcription factor, producing the protein MSGKKQILIVDDHPVFCLGMTELINKEKDLRVSYSVDTADKAWDIISGSRPDLVIVDISLAESNGIDLVEDITREHPELPVLVLSMYDESMYAQRALQAGARGYVMKQKIIGRVVEAIRSVLDGNIFISPEIKEKMIQRMVSRKSGPPQFSLDVLTNRELEVFRLMGEGLDAKEIAARLHLSLKTIGTHREKIKEKYNLKHYTELVKAAVDWSHKVKK; encoded by the coding sequence ATGAGCGGAAAAAAGCAGATCCTTATAGTGGATGATCACCCCGTTTTCTGTCTGGGTATGACTGAGCTGATCAACAAGGAAAAGGACCTTAGGGTTTCCTATAGTGTTGACACGGCAGATAAGGCATGGGACATCATCAGTGGCAGCCGGCCGGATCTTGTAATCGTGGATATTTCCCTGGCCGAAAGCAACGGCATCGACCTGGTGGAGGACATTACCCGGGAGCACCCGGAACTGCCGGTGCTCGTGCTTTCCATGTATGACGAATCCATGTATGCCCAACGGGCTCTCCAGGCCGGAGCCAGGGGGTATGTAATGAAGCAGAAAATCATTGGTCGGGTGGTGGAAGCTATTCGCAGTGTGTTGGATGGAAATATTTTCATCAGCCCGGAAATCAAGGAAAAAATGATCCAACGCATGGTGAGTCGTAAATCCGGGCCCCCTCAATTCAGTCTGGATGTCCTAACCAACCGTGAACTGGAGGTGTTCCGGCTTATGGGCGAAGGACTGGACGCAAAAGAAATTGCCGCCCGCCTCCACTTGAGCTTGAAAACCATTGGAACCCACCGGGAAAAAATCAAGGAAAAATACAATCTCAAGCATTATACTGAACTGGTCAAGGCCGCCGTGGATTGGTCCCATAAAGTAAAAAAATGA
- a CDS encoding MurR/RpiR family transcriptional regulator, with protein sequence MTHKPGSLQATIHEKYDTLTAKGKRLADFVLLSPDKAVFMTTRQLAAAVNTSEATVVRFVRQLGFTNYAIFINTLRDLIDRELTLVERGKMSHLVAGSEDAELDRLINQDIRSIRAMHKNIDPAVVQAVRDALKSGPAVYVMGSRLSYSSAHYMGWTLSKLRPGVCILNGSDRTSMDQLIFAPPKSVVVIIATSRYPNELVRLGKIPRRQGFLQILITDSASCPLVQFSDHVLITPQKSIPFLGTPVSMISLIHYLLHTLASDMGEALKQHQEKLDQAYLENDIWFN encoded by the coding sequence ATGACCCATAAACCCGGCTCTCTGCAAGCCACCATTCATGAAAAATATGACACCCTGACGGCCAAGGGCAAGCGCCTGGCGGATTTTGTTCTCTTAAGCCCGGACAAGGCCGTGTTCATGACCACCCGGCAGCTGGCTGCGGCCGTGAACACCAGTGAAGCCACCGTGGTCCGGTTTGTGCGGCAGCTAGGATTTACAAACTACGCTATTTTCATCAACACGCTGCGGGATCTCATTGACCGGGAACTGACCCTGGTGGAACGGGGAAAAATGAGCCATCTGGTGGCCGGCAGCGAAGATGCGGAACTGGACCGGCTTATCAACCAGGATATCCGCAGCATCCGGGCCATGCACAAAAATATCGATCCGGCCGTGGTACAAGCGGTCAGAGACGCTTTGAAATCCGGGCCGGCCGTATATGTCATGGGGTCCCGGCTGTCCTATTCCTCAGCCCACTACATGGGCTGGACCCTGTCAAAGCTCCGGCCCGGTGTCTGCATCCTCAACGGCAGTGACCGAACTTCCATGGACCAGCTGATTTTCGCGCCACCCAAATCCGTGGTGGTGATCATTGCCACCTCCCGGTACCCCAACGAACTGGTTCGCCTGGGCAAAATTCCCCGGCGCCAGGGTTTTCTCCAGATTCTGATCACAGACAGTGCCTCCTGCCCCCTGGTCCAGTTCAGTGACCATGTCCTGATCACCCCCCAGAAAAGCATCCCGTTTCTGGGCACTCCCGTGTCCATGATCAGCCTGATCCATTACCTGCTCCACACCCTGGCATCGGATATGGGAGAGGCCCTTAAACAGCATCAGGAAAAACTGGATCAGGCGTATCTGGAAAACGATATCTGGTTCAACTGA
- a CDS encoding acyl-CoA dehydrogenase — MAQLIADRRDVDFVLHEQLEIGTLCKNEPFKEFNKKMVDLIVSEARTLALKEILPTFKDGDENGCRLKNGVVTTPESFKRAWRIYCEGEWLAMCDDPEVGGQGMPKLLGCAALEYMVGANSAFMLYYGMTHGAAKLVEAFGSKKQKELYMKKMFAGTWGGTMLLTEPDAGSDVGALTTKATPKGDGTYSIQGTKIFISAGDHDLCENIIHPVLARIEGATEGTRGISLFLVPKYRVNDDGSLEESNNVICTGIEHKLGIHGNVTATLALGEKGECVGTLLGEENKGMSAMFQMMNEARAFVGMQGLAVASASYMYALDYARTRVQGKPLTPSKEGTFKSVPIIKHPDVRRQLMNMKSYTEGMRSLIYYYGKCLDIVHTTLDEELKFKTDRLIEVLIPIVKGYVTDRAFEICSHGIQVYGGYGYTSDYPVEQLLRDARIFMIYEGTNGIQAMDLIGRKLRMNNEKGIAYLIDIMRQAINEAQKIPKLERIANKVNHSIDRLEELSQVLVNRMNRGSLQNAYAFAYPFLEVTGDVTIAWMLLWRATVACKKLLKEAGSLDDETINTMAEKSKDVAYYAGQLQSAKFFVGTLLPSTIGKMNAVRDGDTSLEDIPDASFGSK, encoded by the coding sequence ATGGCTCAACTAATAGCAGATAGAAGAGATGTAGATTTTGTCCTGCATGAACAGCTTGAAATCGGAACATTATGTAAAAATGAACCGTTCAAGGAATTTAACAAAAAGATGGTGGACCTTATCGTATCGGAAGCCAGAACGCTTGCTTTAAAAGAGATTCTTCCAACTTTCAAGGATGGTGATGAAAACGGATGTCGCCTGAAAAACGGCGTTGTTACAACACCGGAATCATTTAAAAGGGCGTGGAGAATTTATTGTGAAGGTGAGTGGCTTGCCATGTGTGATGATCCCGAGGTTGGCGGCCAGGGTATGCCAAAATTGTTAGGGTGCGCTGCTCTTGAATATATGGTGGGTGCCAATTCCGCGTTTATGCTCTATTATGGCATGACCCATGGGGCAGCCAAGCTAGTTGAGGCATTCGGCAGTAAAAAGCAGAAAGAACTGTATATGAAGAAAATGTTTGCCGGTACTTGGGGAGGGACCATGCTGTTGACAGAGCCAGATGCTGGATCTGATGTCGGAGCGCTTACAACAAAAGCGACCCCGAAAGGGGATGGCACCTATTCAATCCAGGGAACGAAAATATTCATTTCTGCCGGTGATCATGATCTGTGTGAAAATATTATCCATCCAGTCCTTGCCAGGATTGAAGGTGCTACGGAAGGAACAAGGGGGATCTCCTTATTTCTTGTGCCAAAATACCGGGTGAATGATGATGGCAGCCTTGAAGAATCCAATAACGTCATCTGTACAGGTATTGAGCATAAACTGGGAATTCACGGAAATGTCACAGCGACCCTTGCACTCGGGGAAAAAGGTGAATGTGTCGGTACGCTCCTTGGGGAAGAGAACAAAGGTATGTCAGCCATGTTTCAGATGATGAATGAAGCGCGTGCTTTTGTAGGAATGCAGGGTCTTGCTGTGGCCTCGGCCTCCTATATGTACGCACTTGATTATGCAAGAACACGGGTTCAGGGCAAACCTTTAACGCCATCAAAAGAAGGGACTTTCAAAAGCGTTCCTATTATCAAACATCCGGATGTCAGACGGCAGTTGATGAATATGAAATCTTATACAGAAGGAATGCGGTCTCTGATCTATTACTATGGCAAATGTCTGGATATTGTTCATACAACCCTGGATGAGGAGCTTAAATTTAAAACTGACAGATTGATCGAGGTGCTTATTCCCATTGTGAAAGGCTATGTCACAGACAGGGCATTTGAAATCTGCTCTCACGGGATTCAGGTATACGGCGGCTATGGATACACCAGCGATTATCCCGTGGAACAGCTTTTAAGGGATGCCAGGATTTTTATGATCTATGAGGGAACTAATGGTATCCAGGCCATGGACCTGATCGGCCGAAAACTGAGAATGAATAACGAAAAAGGTATTGCATATCTTATCGATATAATGAGGCAGGCAATTAATGAGGCCCAAAAAATTCCTAAATTGGAGCGTATCGCAAATAAAGTAAACCATTCCATTGACAGGCTGGAAGAATTATCACAAGTGCTTGTCAATCGTATGAACAGGGGCAGTTTACAGAATGCCTATGCATTTGCCTATCCGTTTCTTGAAGTAACAGGGGATGTCACAATTGCTTGGATGCTGTTATGGCGCGCAACAGTTGCCTGCAAAAAATTGCTGAAAGAAGCAGGCAGCCTTGACGATGAAACCATCAACACAATGGCTGAAAAAAGCAAGGATGTAGCCTATTATGCCGGACAACTCCAGTCGGCAAAATTTTTTGTTGGAACATTATTGCCCTCAACAATCGGTAAGATGAATGCGGTCCGGGACGGTGACACCAGCCTGGAAGATATCCCTGATGCATCATTCGGATCAAAATAG
- a CDS encoding xanthine/uracil/vitamin C permease has product MSLYKRIDGEEQPYWPLGPFKIRLPFIHYNWEPVEFIQALILFVVTLAMIPLLEKYLGLPYEIALAFVFICGIGFIMPAFLGVPMVPGWITPAIPVVLLYLKQFTPGPEAIQALVALQLIVAAIFLILGITKLSSKVVDKVPSSIKAGILLGAGVAAYMGELKAGGRIPTTPIAIGLGSLVCFYMLFSVSFNRMKSKNGIAKLLGKYGMVPAMILSIFIGMAVKEYPLPDIQFGITIPQFTKMWEYLPFAVGFPGADMFMKAIPTAIIAYIIAFGDVIVGTTLVQASCDESRPDEKVDIDVDRIHVVTGLRNILHSFFAPYPGLAGPIWTAVTATVADRYRQGRKAMDSIFSGSGTFWVSGFIALFILPLVSFFKPFLPIGLSLTMVVTGYLCIITAFKQIKDPIQLGVAGTMAVILAMHGAAWGLGAGVVLHIFLERKFKASGDSVPESA; this is encoded by the coding sequence ATGTCCCTATACAAACGCATTGATGGTGAAGAGCAACCGTACTGGCCTTTAGGACCTTTCAAAATTCGATTGCCGTTTATCCACTATAATTGGGAACCAGTGGAATTTATCCAGGCCCTTATCCTTTTTGTTGTAACGCTAGCCATGATTCCATTGCTGGAAAAATATCTCGGACTGCCATATGAAATCGCACTGGCTTTTGTTTTTATCTGCGGGATCGGTTTTATAATGCCGGCATTTTTAGGCGTCCCCATGGTTCCCGGCTGGATAACCCCTGCCATCCCGGTGGTTTTATTGTACCTTAAACAGTTTACACCAGGCCCTGAGGCGATCCAGGCACTTGTGGCTTTGCAACTCATTGTTGCAGCAATTTTTTTAATTCTTGGCATTACAAAATTGAGCAGTAAAGTAGTGGATAAGGTGCCCTCTTCCATCAAGGCCGGAATTCTTCTTGGAGCAGGGGTTGCCGCTTACATGGGTGAACTCAAGGCAGGCGGAAGGATTCCGACAACTCCCATAGCCATCGGACTTGGGAGTTTAGTCTGTTTTTACATGCTCTTTTCCGTATCTTTCAACCGGATGAAATCCAAAAACGGTATCGCCAAACTTCTTGGGAAATACGGCATGGTGCCGGCAATGATATTATCCATTTTTATCGGCATGGCAGTGAAAGAATATCCTTTGCCGGATATCCAGTTTGGCATTACGATCCCGCAATTCACTAAAATGTGGGAATACCTGCCGTTCGCTGTGGGATTTCCCGGTGCAGATATGTTCATGAAAGCTATACCCACGGCCATTATTGCTTATATCATCGCTTTTGGTGATGTGATTGTCGGTACGACCCTGGTGCAGGCCAGCTGCGATGAAAGCCGGCCTGATGAAAAAGTGGATATTGATGTAGACCGGATTCATGTAGTCACCGGCTTAAGAAACATACTTCATTCCTTTTTTGCTCCTTACCCCGGACTTGCAGGTCCAATCTGGACAGCTGTCACTGCAACTGTGGCAGATCGTTATCGTCAAGGAAGAAAAGCCATGGATTCCATTTTCAGCGGCAGCGGTACCTTCTGGGTCTCAGGATTCATTGCCCTTTTTATTCTTCCGCTGGTCAGTTTTTTCAAGCCGTTCCTGCCCATAGGATTATCTCTGACAATGGTTGTCACTGGTTATTTATGCATAATTACCGCATTCAAACAGATTAAAGACCCCATACAACTGGGTGTTGCAGGCACCATGGCCGTTATTTTGGCCATGCATGGTGCTGCCTGGGGATTGGGCGCCGGTGTTGTCCTGCATATTTTTCTGGAACGGAAATTCAAGGCATCCGGAGACTCTGTCCCTGAATCCGCATAA
- a CDS encoding trimethylamine methyltransferase family protein: protein MNLMGLQGGQYQPLSEKQIETIHHAALTILEKTGITYESGLDDTVAMLEQNGASVDRDKKRIRFPKDLVTTWVEKAPEKVVLCGQNPEYDLNLTEDRVHLGTGGAAIKILDPDTGEVRATTLDDLYKVSRLVDQLKHIHFLVRPCIPTDIDEKDYDINMFYACLSASGKHVMSGVNNEQGLHQVMEMAAMIAGSKEKLAQRPLISVITSFAISPLKLCTQSTKIMQEAVRHKIPVALSSAPMAGSTSPLTMAGTLAQLHAEELAGITLCQMTSPGAPLLYGGIPGMANLATMGYCGGAVECGMMNAAIHQMSRHIKVPNYNSSGLSDAKVPDAQAGYEKALTSVLASMGGSNYIHHSAGMLESMLTIAHEQFVIDDEIIGNCCKVLNGIDVDEEHLALEVIDSIGPAGNFMTAPHTMSHMRKEYFYGNGVTDRKNRDRWKKEGAMDARQRALGIARKLLANKTAYIPDDIDAAIRKKFNVLVPKQN, encoded by the coding sequence ATGAATTTAATGGGATTACAGGGCGGGCAATACCAGCCATTGTCCGAAAAACAGATTGAAACCATCCACCATGCCGCATTGACCATTCTGGAAAAAACCGGGATTACCTATGAATCCGGCCTGGATGACACGGTGGCAATGCTGGAGCAAAACGGGGCATCTGTGGACCGGGACAAAAAACGGATCCGGTTTCCAAAGGATCTTGTCACCACCTGGGTGGAAAAAGCCCCGGAAAAAGTGGTGCTCTGCGGTCAGAATCCGGAATATGACCTGAACCTGACCGAAGACCGGGTGCACTTGGGCACGGGCGGGGCCGCCATCAAGATCCTGGATCCGGACACGGGTGAGGTCCGGGCCACCACCCTGGATGACCTGTACAAGGTGTCCCGGCTGGTGGACCAGCTCAAGCATATCCATTTTCTGGTCCGGCCGTGCATTCCCACGGACATTGACGAAAAAGACTATGATATCAATATGTTTTACGCCTGCCTGTCTGCATCCGGCAAACATGTCATGTCCGGGGTGAACAATGAGCAAGGGCTTCATCAGGTCATGGAGATGGCCGCCATGATCGCGGGGAGCAAAGAAAAACTGGCACAACGGCCCCTCATTTCCGTGATCACTTCGTTTGCCATCAGTCCGCTCAAGCTGTGCACCCAGTCCACCAAAATCATGCAGGAAGCCGTGCGGCACAAAATCCCTGTGGCCCTGTCTTCCGCCCCCATGGCCGGGTCCACCTCGCCGCTGACCATGGCCGGTACCCTGGCCCAGCTGCATGCCGAAGAACTGGCCGGTATTACCCTCTGCCAGATGACCAGTCCCGGAGCACCGTTGCTTTACGGCGGGATTCCGGGCATGGCCAATCTGGCCACCATGGGGTACTGCGGCGGGGCCGTGGAATGCGGTATGATGAACGCGGCCATCCACCAGATGTCCCGGCATATCAAGGTGCCCAACTACAACTCTTCGGGTCTGTCCGATGCCAAAGTGCCCGATGCCCAGGCCGGGTATGAAAAAGCCCTGACCTCGGTGCTGGCATCCATGGGCGGCTCCAACTACATCCATCACAGTGCCGGCATGCTGGAATCCATGCTCACCATTGCCCATGAGCAGTTTGTCATCGATGACGAGATCATCGGCAACTGCTGCAAAGTATTGAACGGCATTGACGTGGATGAAGAACATCTGGCCCTGGAAGTCATAGACAGTATCGGCCCGGCCGGCAATTTCATGACCGCGCCCCACACCATGTCCCATATGCGCAAAGAATATTTCTACGGCAACGGCGTGACGGACCGGAAAAACCGGGATCGATGGAAAAAGGAAGGTGCCATGGATGCCCGCCAGCGGGCCCTGGGCATTGCCAGAAAACTGCTGGCCAACAAAACCGCCTACATTCCGGATGATATCGATGCAGCTATCCGGAAAAAATTCAATGTTCTGGTACCCAAACAGAACTGA